A window of Nocardiopsis sp. Huas11 genomic DNA:
GCAGTACAGCGAGCGCGACGGTGTCGAGCAGCGGTTCGTCCCCGGCGTGTGGGGCATCTTCGGGCACGGCAACGTCGCCGGCCTGGGCCAGGCGCTGCTCCAGGCCGACCGGACCGGTGAGGCGGACCTGCCCTACTACCTGGCCCGCAACGAACAGGGGATGGTCCACACCGCGGTCGGGTTCGCCAGGACCCGCAACCGGCTGCAGACCTTCGCCTGCTCCGCCTCCACCGGCCCCGGGTCCACGAACATGGTGACCGGCGCGGCGCTGGCCACCACCAACCGGATCCCGGTCCTGCTGCTGCCCAGCGACATGTTCACCACCCGCTACCCGGACCCGGTGCTCCAGCAACTGGAGGACACCCGCGGCGGCGACGTCACCGTCAACGACGTGTTCCGGCCGGTGTCCAAGTACTTCGACCGGGTCACCCGGCCCGAGCAGCTCATCCCGGCCGCCCAGGCGGCCATGCGGGTGCTGACCGACCCCGTCGAGACCGGCGCGGTCACCCTCTGCCTGCCCCAGGACGTGCAGGCCGAGGCCTACGACTGGCCGACGGCGTTCTTCCGCAAGCGCGTGTGGCACATCGGCCGCCCGCTCCCGGAACCGGACGCGCTGGCCCGCGCCGCCTCGGTGATCCGCATGGCCGAGCGGCCCCTGCTGGTCGCGGGCGGCGGCGTGGTCTACTCCGAGGCCGAGAGCGCGCTGCGCGCGTTCGCCGAGGCCACCGGCATCCCGGTCGCCGACACCCACGCCGGCAAGGGCGCGCTGCCCTGGGACCACGACCGCGCGGTCGGCGGCATCGGGTCCACCGGCGCCAGGAGCGCGAACGAACTGGCCCGAGAGGCCGACGTGGTGATCGGGGTCGGCACCCGCTACAGCGACTTCACCACCGCCAGCCACACCGTCTTCGCCGATCCGGACGTCACGTTCGTCAACCTGAACGTGGCCCGGCTGGACGCCGCCAAGCACGCGGCCTCCCAACTGGTCTGCGACGCCCGCACGGGCCTGGAGGCGCTGGGCCGGGAACTGGACGGCTGGGAGGTCGCGGCCGGCCACCGGGCCCGCACCCGGGAGCTGGCCGAGGAGTGGGCGCGGACCACCGACGCCTGCTACGCGGTGGACCACGGCCCGCTGCCGGCCCAGACGGCCGTGCTCGGAGCGCTCAACGACGTCCTCGGCGACCGCGACGTGGTCATCAACGCGGCCGGGAGCATGCCCGGCGACCTGCAGATGCTGTGGCGGGCGCGGGACCCCAAGGCCTACCACGTGGAGTACGCCTACTCCTGCATGGGCTACGAGGTGGCCGCCGGGACCGGCGTCAAGATGGCCGACCCCTCCCGTGAAGTGGTCGTGCTGGTCGGCGACGGCTCCTACCTGATGATGGCCCAGGAGATCGTGACCATGGTCTCCGAGGGCCTGAAGGTCATCATCGTCGTCGTCCAGAACCACGGCTTCGCCTCGATCGGATCCCTGTCGGAGTCGCTCGGCTCCCAGCGCTTCGGAACGAAGTACCGCTACCGCGACCCCGGCAGCGGCCGGCTCGACGGGCCCGTCCTGCCCGTCGACCTGGCGGCCAACGCCGCGAGCCTGGGCGCCCGCGTCATCCGCGCCGACGGGATCAAGGAGTTCCGCGCGGCCCTGGCCGAGGCCAAGGCGGCCGAGACCACCACGGTCGTGCACATCGAGACCGACCTGGAGGGTCCCAACCCGCCCGGCAGCGCCTGGTGGGACGTGCCCGTCAGCCAGGTGTCGGAGTTGGACAGCACCCGCGACGCGTACCGGACCTACCACTCCCACCAGCAGGGACAGCGCCACTACCTGTGACGCCCTCCCGGAAGAAGGAAACGACAGTGAAGACCGTGCAGCACTGGATCGACGGGGCCGCGACCTCCGGGGCCTCGACCCGCACCGCACCGGTGTGGAACCCGGCCACCGGTCAGCGGCAGGCCGACGTCCTGCTCGCCGAGCGGGCCGACGTCGACGCCGCGGTCGCGGCCGCCGCCAAGGCCTTCGAGAGCTGGGGCGACTCCTCCCTGACCAAGCGCACCCGCGTGCTGTTCTCGCTGCGCGAGCTCCTGGCCAGGCACGAGGACGAGATGGCGCGGATCATCGCCGCCGAGCACGGCAAGGTGATCGACGACGCCAAGGGGGAGATCGTCCGCGGCCGCGAGGTCGTCGAGTACGCGTGCGGCATCATCAGCGCCCTCAAGGGCGGCTACTCCGACCAGATCTCCACTGGGATCGACACCTTCGACTTCCGCCAGCCGCTGGGCGTGGTCGCCGGCATCACCCCGTTCAACTTCCCGATCATGGTGCCGCTGTGGATGCACCCGATCGCGATCGCCTGCGGCAACACCTTCGTCCTCAAGCCCAGCGAACGCGACCCCTCGGTGTCGAACTTCGTGGCCGCGCTGTACGCCGACGCCGGACTGCCCGACGGCGTGTTCAACGTCGTGCACGGCGACAAGGCCGCGGTCGACGGCATCCTCGACCACCCGGGGATCGAGGCGGTCTCGTTCGTCGGCTCCACGCCCATCGCCCAGTACGTGCACGAGCGCGCCACCGCGTCCGGCAAGCGCGTCCAGGCCCTCGGCGGAGCCAAGAACCACGCGGTGGTCCTGCCCGACGCCGACCTGGAGTTCGCCGCGAACCACCTGACCGCCGCCGCGTTCGGCTCCGCCGGACAGCGCTGCATGGCCATCTCCGCGACCGTCGCCGTGGGCGAGGCCGCCGACGCCCTGGTGCCGGTGCTCGCGGCCAAGGCCGAGGCGATCAGCGTCGGCCCCGGCCAGGACAGCGCCAACGACATGGGCCCGGTCATCTCCGCCCAGGCCCGCGACCGCGTCGCCTCGTTCGTGTCCTCCGGCGAGGAGCAGGGCGCCGTCGTGGTCGTCGACGGCCGAGACCTCAAGGTGGACGGGCACGAGGAGGGCTTCTTCGTCGGCCCGTCGCTGCTGGACAGGGTCACCGCGGACATGGACGTGTACCGGCAGGAGGTCTTCGGCCCGCTGCTGGTCGTGGTCCGCGCGGCCGACCTCGACGAGGCGATCGGGATCGTCAACGCCAACCCGTACGGCAACGGCACCGCCATCTTCACCAGCGACGGGGAGGCCGCGCGCCGCTTCCAGCGCGGGGTCACCGTCGGGATGATCGGCGTCAACGTGCCGATCCCCGTGCCCATGTCGCACTACTCCTTCGGCGGGTGGAAGAACTCCCTGTTCGGCGGCCACCACATCCACGGCCCCGAGGGCGTGCAGTTCTACACCCGCGCCAAGGTCGTCACCAGCCGGTGGCCGCACGTCGACCGCTCGGTCGAGGCCGCCTTCAACTTTCCGTCCCACGGCTGACACGGCCGCACGTACTCCCCGAAACGAGGCAGACATGACCGACCGACTGGTCCTCGGATCCGCACCCGACTCCTGGGGCGTGTGGTTCCCCGAGGACGAGCACCAGACGCCGTGGCACCGGTTCCTCGACGAACTGTTCGAGGCCGGGTACGAGTGGCTCGAACTGGGCCCCTACGGCTACCTGCCCACCGACCCCGACCAGCTCGCCGACGAAGTGGGCCGGCGCGGACTGAAGGTCTCCGGCGGCACGGTGTTCGGCAACCTGCACGACCCGGACGCCTGGGACGACACCGTGGCCACGGTCCGGAAGGTCGCGGAGCTGACCGCCGCCGTCGGAGCGCACCACCTGGTGTTCATCCCGCCGATGTACCGGGACGAGAGGACCGGCGAGTTCAGCGAGTCCCCGACGCTCGACGAGGACCAGTGGCGCAACCTCAACCGGTCCGCCGACGAACTCGGCAAGATCCTGCTGGGCGACTACGACGTGCGCCTGTGCCTGCACTCGCACGCCGACAGCCACATCCAGACCCAGCCGGAGATCGAGCGGTTCCTCGACGGGACCGACCCCGAGTACGTCTCCCTGTGCCTGGACACCGGACACGTCGCCTACGGCGGCGGTGACGCGGTCGACCTGATCCGCCGGTACTCCGAGCGCGTGGACTACGTCCACATCAAGCAGATGGACCCGGAGATCATCCGGCAGGTCAACGAGGAGAAGCTCAGCTTCGGCGAGGCCGTCAAGCGCGGTGTGTGCGTCGAGCCGCCCGCCGGGGAGCCCGCGCCCGCCGCGGTCCTCGACGCGCTCCGCGACGTCGACGCCCGGCTCTTCGTGATCGTCGAACAGGACCTGTACCCCTGCGAGCCGGACGTCCCGCTGCCCATCGCGATCCGGACCCGCAAGTACCTCAACAGCTGCGGATTGGGGGCGCGCCACCAGAAGGCCTGACACCGCTCCACCACGCTGAGCCGCCCGTGCGGAGGCTCCCGCAAGTCGCGTCGCCCCTCGTGACCTCCTTCACCACAGATGAGTGCATCCCCTCAAGACCGACAAGAGGTCGACACATGAAGCGCAACACCACCTACACCGCACTGCTCGCGGGCGCCGCGAGCCTCCTGCTCGCCGCGACGGCGTGCAGCTCGGAGGGAGGTCGCGAGGAGGCGGCCGACGGCGACGTCGAGACGCCCGAGCTCACCATCGCGATGATCACGCACGAGGTCCCCGGTGACACCTTCTGGGACATCATCCGGTCCGGCGCCGAGGACGCCGCGGCCAAGGACAACATCAACCTGGAGTACGCCTCGGACCCGGAGGCGGGCCAGCAGGCCAGCCTGATCCAGAACGCGATCGACCGGGAGGTGGACGGCATCGCCATCACCCTGTCCAAGCCGGACGCGCTGGAAGGGGCCATCTCCGACGCGCAGGCGGCCGGCATCCCGGTGGTCGCGTTCAACGCGGGCATCGAGGACTGGGTGGACCTGGGCGTCCAGCAGTACTTCGGTACGGACGAACACCTGGCGGGCACCGCCTTCGGCGAGCGGCTCAACGACGTCGGCGTGCAGAAGGCCCTGTGCGTGATCCAGGAGCAGGGACACGTCGCCCTGGAGACCCG
This region includes:
- the iolD gene encoding 3D-(3,5/4)-trihydroxycyclohexane-1,2-dione acylhydrolase (decyclizing), which translates into the protein MSDSTDSTDSGAATVRLTTAQALVRFLAAQYSERDGVEQRFVPGVWGIFGHGNVAGLGQALLQADRTGEADLPYYLARNEQGMVHTAVGFARTRNRLQTFACSASTGPGSTNMVTGAALATTNRIPVLLLPSDMFTTRYPDPVLQQLEDTRGGDVTVNDVFRPVSKYFDRVTRPEQLIPAAQAAMRVLTDPVETGAVTLCLPQDVQAEAYDWPTAFFRKRVWHIGRPLPEPDALARAASVIRMAERPLLVAGGGVVYSEAESALRAFAEATGIPVADTHAGKGALPWDHDRAVGGIGSTGARSANELAREADVVIGVGTRYSDFTTASHTVFADPDVTFVNLNVARLDAAKHAASQLVCDARTGLEALGRELDGWEVAAGHRARTRELAEEWARTTDACYAVDHGPLPAQTAVLGALNDVLGDRDVVINAAGSMPGDLQMLWRARDPKAYHVEYAYSCMGYEVAAGTGVKMADPSREVVVLVGDGSYLMMAQEIVTMVSEGLKVIIVVVQNHGFASIGSLSESLGSQRFGTKYRYRDPGSGRLDGPVLPVDLAANAASLGARVIRADGIKEFRAALAEAKAAETTTVVHIETDLEGPNPPGSAWWDVPVSQVSELDSTRDAYRTYHSHQQGQRHYL
- a CDS encoding CoA-acylating methylmalonate-semialdehyde dehydrogenase, with translation MKTVQHWIDGAATSGASTRTAPVWNPATGQRQADVLLAERADVDAAVAAAAKAFESWGDSSLTKRTRVLFSLRELLARHEDEMARIIAAEHGKVIDDAKGEIVRGREVVEYACGIISALKGGYSDQISTGIDTFDFRQPLGVVAGITPFNFPIMVPLWMHPIAIACGNTFVLKPSERDPSVSNFVAALYADAGLPDGVFNVVHGDKAAVDGILDHPGIEAVSFVGSTPIAQYVHERATASGKRVQALGGAKNHAVVLPDADLEFAANHLTAAAFGSAGQRCMAISATVAVGEAADALVPVLAAKAEAISVGPGQDSANDMGPVISAQARDRVASFVSSGEEQGAVVVVDGRDLKVDGHEEGFFVGPSLLDRVTADMDVYRQEVFGPLLVVVRAADLDEAIGIVNANPYGNGTAIFTSDGEAARRFQRGVTVGMIGVNVPIPVPMSHYSFGGWKNSLFGGHHIHGPEGVQFYTRAKVVTSRWPHVDRSVEAAFNFPSHG
- a CDS encoding TIM barrel protein, with the translated sequence MTDRLVLGSAPDSWGVWFPEDEHQTPWHRFLDELFEAGYEWLELGPYGYLPTDPDQLADEVGRRGLKVSGGTVFGNLHDPDAWDDTVATVRKVAELTAAVGAHHLVFIPPMYRDERTGEFSESPTLDEDQWRNLNRSADELGKILLGDYDVRLCLHSHADSHIQTQPEIERFLDGTDPEYVSLCLDTGHVAYGGGDAVDLIRRYSERVDYVHIKQMDPEIIRQVNEEKLSFGEAVKRGVCVEPPAGEPAPAAVLDALRDVDARLFVIVEQDLYPCEPDVPLPIAIRTRKYLNSCGLGARHQKA
- a CDS encoding substrate-binding domain-containing protein, which produces MKRNTTYTALLAGAASLLLAATACSSEGGREEAADGDVETPELTIAMITHEVPGDTFWDIIRSGAEDAAAKDNINLEYASDPEAGQQASLIQNAIDREVDGIAITLSKPDALEGAISDAQAAGIPVVAFNAGIEDWVDLGVQQYFGTDEHLAGTAFGERLNDVGVQKALCVIQEQGHVALETRCSSLGDAFEGESEVLYVDSANMPEVRSSIAAKLQEDEEIEYVVTLGAPIAMTAIDAIDDSGSDATVATFDTNAELVGAIQEGLVQWAVDQQPYLQGYLAVDSLWLYNTNGNIAGGGTEPVLTGPAFVDESNIDAVAEYAERGTR